A genomic window from Betta splendens chromosome 17, fBetSpl5.4, whole genome shotgun sequence includes:
- the epb41l3b gene encoding band 4.1-like protein 3b isoform X18, whose product MTTETGAESEAKQPQETKEVEKPKAAAPHPDQAAAEPTSPQNRAEQLPAAAGHSTPARKEQEHQEEDQVSHRSSTSRLSRSPLRGVKKVKIMQCKVTLLDGSDYTVNVEKRAKGQVLFDKVCEHLNLLEKDYFGITYRDVENQKNWLDPSKDLKKQIRTGPWNFAFNVKFYPPDPSQLTEDITRYYLCLQLRDDVVSGRLPCSFATHTVLGSYTAQSELGDYDPEELGSDYISELRFAPNQTKELEEKVMELHKSYKGMTPADAEIHFLENAKKLSMYGVDLHHAKLVGRLYECLASAEGEDSEGVEIMLGVCASGLLIYRDRLRINRFAWPKILKISYKRNNFYIKIRPGEFEQFESTIGFKLPNHRAAKRLWKVCVEHHTFFRLVSPEVPPKKFLTLGSKFRYSGRTQAQTRRASSLIIRPAPLFERTSSKRYNMSRSLDGAPVMENHETLMKDGTADGAVKVIAKGDIITTVTTEKEAEEEKAEQEDARMEAAQTPEPTRLRQDTKDSEPPAEMAKHQTNISELKRSFLETGGGTQGQTEWEKRLSSSPAHSPRADEAPMIEPLEPQDTNGEQPAETEEEVKPKAPEAAGYLVKYVVDSIGTDGATSSGPHGISLSTTMDDDVFMDGTLREAEEKTPDSQDEVSERLVLKVSPRAVRQEVSQAISDKKGTLIILKEEKEMKAVGEKEEPEADADQSEIASSSKEKQTVKDDNSINTEPGGTVFETLSPNLKIKTDDVTRVKGVDSPKKAMASWISEEATAPEVNGVSASGVKEPSEEARAAVQTQPSGSSPAQTALCDPSAASIAVSTLGWVSSSQKTSADPDEKAVVTMETDAAPTETTGPMSLELSEVGTKEMPVIQTETKTITYESGEGDTNGDTDPGVLLSAQTITMETTSTTTTTHITKTVKGGISETRIEKRIVITGDADIDHDEALAQAIKEAKEQHPDMSVTKVVVHKETEITPEEGED is encoded by the exons ATGACGACTGAAACAGGCGCCGAGTCGGAGGCCAAGCAGCCGCAGGAGAcgaaggaggtggagaagccCAAAGCGGCGGCGCCCCATCCGGACCAGGCGGCGGCCGAGCCCACCTCGCCTCAGAACCGGGCAGAGCAGCTCCCCGCTGCCGCCGGACACAGCACCCCAGCCAGGAAAGAGCAG gAGCATCAGGAGGAGGATCAGGTGTCCCACAGGTCGTCCACCAGTCGTTTGTCCAGGTCTCCACTGAGAGGAGTGAAGAAGGTGAAGATCATGCAGTGTAAGGTCACCCTGCTGGACGGCTCCGACTACACCGTCAACGTGGAG AAACGAGCCAAGGGCCAGGTTCTGTTTGACAAAGTGTGTGAGCATCTCAACCTCCTGGAGAAGGACTACTTTGGCATCACTTACAGAGACGTAGAGAACCAGAAG AATTGGCTGGACCCCTCCAAAGACCTGAAGAAGCAAATCAGGA CTGGTCCCTGGAACTTTGCTTTCAATGTAAAGTTTTACCCCCCAGACCCTTCCCAGCTGACTGAAGACATCACAAG GTACTACCTTTGCCTGCAGCTGAGGGACGACGTGGTGTCCGGACGCCTGCCCTGCTCCTTTGCCACCCACACGGTGCTGGGCTCGTACACGGCCCAGTCTGAACTGGGAGACTACGACCCTGAGGAACTGGGCAGTGACTACATCAGCGAACTGCGCTTCGCACCCAACCAGACCAAAGAGCTAGAAGAGAAAGTCATGGAGCTCCATAAATCCTATAA GGGGATGACTCCAGCTGACGCCGAGATTCACTTCCTGGAAAATGCCAAGAAGCTGTCCATGTACGGCGTGGACCTCCATCACGCCAAG TTGGTAGGGCGTCTCTATGAATGCTTGGCTTCGGCTGAGGGAGAG GACTCGGAGGGCGTGGAGATCATGTTGGGAGTGTGTGCGAGCGGCCTGCTCATCTACAGAGACCGGCTGAGGATCAACCGGTTTGCGTGGCCGAAAATCCTCAAGATCTCCTACAAGAGGAACAACTTCTACATCAAAATCCGCCCTGGCGAG TTTGAGCAGTTTGAAAGCACGATTGGTTTCAAGCTTCCAAATCATCGCGCTGCCAAAAGGCTCTGGAAGGTGTGCGTGGAACATCACACCTTCTTCAG GCTCGTGTCCCCTGAGGTTCCTCCCAAGAAGTTCCTGACCCTCGGCTCCAAGTTCCGCTACAGCGGCAGAACGCAGGCGCAGACCCGCAGAGCCAGCTCCCTGATAATCAGGCCGGCGCCGCTCTTCGAGCGCACCTCCAGCAAACGCTACAACATGTCCCGCAGTTTAGATGGAG CTCCGGTTATGGAAAACCACGAGACTCTGATGAAGGACGGCACCGCGGACGGGGCGGTCAAAGTCATCGCCAAGGGAGACATAATCACCACGGTAACCACggagaaggaagcagaggaggagaaggcggaGCAGGAAGACGCTCGGATGGAGGCCGCACAGACGCCGGAGCCCACGCGGCTCAGACAGGACACAAAG GACTCGGAGCCCCCGGCGGAGATGGCCAAGCACCAGACCAACATCAGCGAGCTGAAGCGCTCCTTTCTGGAGACTGGCGGCGGCACGCAGGGCCAGACGGAGTGGGAGAAGAGGCTCTCCTCGTCCCCGGCGCACTCTCCCAGAGCAGATGAGGCGCCGATGATAGAGCCGCTGGAGCCGCAGGAC ACTAACGGTGAGCAGCctgcagagacggaggaggaggtgaaaccTAAAGCCCCAGAG GCGGCGGGATATCTGGTGAAGTATGTGGTGGATAGTATTGGAACAGATGGGGCCACCTCTTCGGGGCCTCACGGGATTAGTCTGTCAACCACTATGGATGACGACGTCTTTATGGACGGCACCCtaagggaggcggaggagaaaaCCCCGGACTCCCAGGACGAGGTGTCGGAGAGGTTGGTGTTGAAGGTCAGCCCCAGAGctgtcagacaggaagtgtcTCAGGCCATCAGTGATAAGAAAGGGACGCTCATTATcttgaaggaggagaaagagatgaAAGCTGTGGGTGAAAAGGAGGAACCTGAAGCTGACGCCGACCAAAGTGAAATAGCTTCTTCCTctaaagagaaacaaactgtCAAAGACGATAATTCTATTAACACAGAACCCGGAGGCACCGTATTTGAGACGCTGAGTCCCAACCTGAAGATAAAGACTGATGACGTGACTCGCGTTAAAGGCGTCGACTCGCCCAAAAAAGCCATGGCGTCGTGGATTTCTGAGGAGGCGACGGCACCGGAGGTCAACGGCGTGTCAGCGAGCGGAGTCAAAGAGCCCTCAGAGGAGGCGCGGGCGGCGGTCCAGACCCAGCCAAGCGGTTCCAGCCCGGCTCAGACCGCGCTTTGTGACCCGTCAGCTGCGTCCATAGCGGTG TCTACACTAGGATGGGTTTCTTCCTCTCAGAAG ACGTCAGCTGATCCGGACGAGAAGGCAGTGGTTACCATGGAGACGGATGCAGCGCCAACCGAGACGACCGGGCCAATG AGTCTTGAGCTGAGTGAGGTGGGTACAAAAGAGATGCCTGTAATccaaacagagacaaaaaccATCACCTACGAGTCAGGAGAG GGAGACACTAATGGTGACACAGACCCCGGGGTGCTGCTGAGTGCTCAGACCATCACCATGGAAACCACGAGCACCACGACCACCACACACATCACAAAG ACGGTGAAAGGAGGAATATCGGAGACGCGGATTGAGAAAAGGATCGTCATCACCGGAGACGCAGACATCGATCACGATGAG GCTCTGGCTCAGGCCATAAAGGAGGCAAAAGAACAGCACCCTGACATGTCAGTCACCAAAGTAGTGGTGCATAAAGAGACAGAGATCACaccagaggagggggaggactgA
- the epb41l3b gene encoding band 4.1-like protein 3b isoform X2, producing the protein MTTETGAESEAKQPQETKEVEKPKAAAPHPDQAAAEPTSPQNRAEQLPAAAGHSTPARKEQEHQEEDQVSHRSSTSRLSRSPLRGVKKVKIMQCKVTLLDGSDYTVNVEKRAKGQVLFDKVCEHLNLLEKDYFGITYRDVENQKNWLDPSKDLKKQIRTGPWNFAFNVKFYPPDPSQLTEDITRYYLCLQLRDDVVSGRLPCSFATHTVLGSYTAQSELGDYDPEELGSDYISELRFAPNQTKELEEKVMELHKSYKGMTPADAEIHFLENAKKLSMYGVDLHHAKDSEGVEIMLGVCASGLLIYRDRLRINRFAWPKILKISYKRNNFYIKIRPGEFEQFESTIGFKLPNHRAAKRLWKVCVEHHTFFRLVSPEVPPKKFLTLGSKFRYSGRTQAQTRRASSLIIRPAPLFERTSSKRYNMSRSLDGAPVMENHETLMKDGTADGAVKVIAKGDIITTVTTEKEAEEEKAEQEDARMEAAQTPEPTRLRQDTKRSPHAFTNDPLRSELSLPSTPVSSTKVRRRRRESAHKRASSVSPAKSGAGCRRRQARAERKAALLEEQALLLSARKQRLEQGGGRGGTLFSFSLHLPDLSSILDEDGYLTFPDLSEMRFLPECAQNFLPIKSPSLIPCFLFIFFFLLSTSFSVPYALTLSFPLALCLCYLEPKATSLTASIYQGYHDHDSSEEEETESEQTDFAFDGDLTATESDADDDSEMRTQYSFIRRVKGENLFIRHSNLMLEDSEPPAEMAKHQTNISELKRSFLETGGGTQGQTEWEKRLSSSPAHSPRADEAPMIEPLEPQDTNGEQPAETEEEVKPKAPEAAGYLVKYVVDSIGTDGATSSGPHGISLSTTMDDDVFMDGTLREAEEKTPDSQDEVSERLVLKVSPRAVRQEVSQAISDKKGTLIILKEEKEMKAVGEKEEPEADADQSEIASSSKEKQTVKDDNSINTEPGGTVFETLSPNLKIKTDDVTRVKGVDSPKKAMASWISEEATAPEVNGVSASGVKEPSEEARAAVQTQPSGSSPAQTALCDPSAASIAVSTLGWVSSSQKTSADPDEKAVVTMETDAAPTETTGPMSLELSEVGTKEMPVIQTETKTITYESGEGDTNGDTDPGVLLSAQTITMETTSTTTTTHITKTVKGGISETRIEKRIVITGDADIDHDEALAQAIKEAKEQHPDMSVTKVVVHKETEITPEEGED; encoded by the exons ATGACGACTGAAACAGGCGCCGAGTCGGAGGCCAAGCAGCCGCAGGAGAcgaaggaggtggagaagccCAAAGCGGCGGCGCCCCATCCGGACCAGGCGGCGGCCGAGCCCACCTCGCCTCAGAACCGGGCAGAGCAGCTCCCCGCTGCCGCCGGACACAGCACCCCAGCCAGGAAAGAGCAG gAGCATCAGGAGGAGGATCAGGTGTCCCACAGGTCGTCCACCAGTCGTTTGTCCAGGTCTCCACTGAGAGGAGTGAAGAAGGTGAAGATCATGCAGTGTAAGGTCACCCTGCTGGACGGCTCCGACTACACCGTCAACGTGGAG AAACGAGCCAAGGGCCAGGTTCTGTTTGACAAAGTGTGTGAGCATCTCAACCTCCTGGAGAAGGACTACTTTGGCATCACTTACAGAGACGTAGAGAACCAGAAG AATTGGCTGGACCCCTCCAAAGACCTGAAGAAGCAAATCAGGA CTGGTCCCTGGAACTTTGCTTTCAATGTAAAGTTTTACCCCCCAGACCCTTCCCAGCTGACTGAAGACATCACAAG GTACTACCTTTGCCTGCAGCTGAGGGACGACGTGGTGTCCGGACGCCTGCCCTGCTCCTTTGCCACCCACACGGTGCTGGGCTCGTACACGGCCCAGTCTGAACTGGGAGACTACGACCCTGAGGAACTGGGCAGTGACTACATCAGCGAACTGCGCTTCGCACCCAACCAGACCAAAGAGCTAGAAGAGAAAGTCATGGAGCTCCATAAATCCTATAA GGGGATGACTCCAGCTGACGCCGAGATTCACTTCCTGGAAAATGCCAAGAAGCTGTCCATGTACGGCGTGGACCTCCATCACGCCAAG GACTCGGAGGGCGTGGAGATCATGTTGGGAGTGTGTGCGAGCGGCCTGCTCATCTACAGAGACCGGCTGAGGATCAACCGGTTTGCGTGGCCGAAAATCCTCAAGATCTCCTACAAGAGGAACAACTTCTACATCAAAATCCGCCCTGGCGAG TTTGAGCAGTTTGAAAGCACGATTGGTTTCAAGCTTCCAAATCATCGCGCTGCCAAAAGGCTCTGGAAGGTGTGCGTGGAACATCACACCTTCTTCAG GCTCGTGTCCCCTGAGGTTCCTCCCAAGAAGTTCCTGACCCTCGGCTCCAAGTTCCGCTACAGCGGCAGAACGCAGGCGCAGACCCGCAGAGCCAGCTCCCTGATAATCAGGCCGGCGCCGCTCTTCGAGCGCACCTCCAGCAAACGCTACAACATGTCCCGCAGTTTAGATGGAG CTCCGGTTATGGAAAACCACGAGACTCTGATGAAGGACGGCACCGCGGACGGGGCGGTCAAAGTCATCGCCAAGGGAGACATAATCACCACGGTAACCACggagaaggaagcagaggaggagaaggcggaGCAGGAAGACGCTCGGATGGAGGCCGCACAGACGCCGGAGCCCACGCGGCTCAGACAGGACACAAAG cGCTCCCCTCACGCATTCACAAACGACCCCCTCCGCTCGGAGCTCTCGCTCCCCTCCACCCCCGTCTCATCCACCAaagtgcggcggcggcgccgggagaGCGCGCACAAGCGGGCCTCGTCGGTGAGCCCGGCCAAGAGCGGCGCCGGGTGCCGGCGCCGGCAGGCCCGCGCCGAGCGCAAGGcggcgctgctggaggagcaggcgctgctgctctCCGCCCGCaagcagaggctggagcaggGCGGGGGCCGCGGCGGCACACTCTTCTCCTTCTCGCTGCACCTGCCCGACCTGTCCTCCATCCTGGACGAGGACGGCTACCTCACCTTCCCCGATCTGTCCGAGATGCGCTTCCTCCCGGAGTGCGCGCAAAACTTCCTGCCCATCAAGTCGCCGTCGCTCATCCcctgcttcctcttcatcttcttcttcctgctctccacctccttctcagTTCCCTATGCCCTCACCCTTTCCTTCCCCTTGGCGCTGTGCCTCTGCTACCTGGAGCCCAAGGCAACCTCCCTGACTGCCTCCATATACCAGGGCTACCATGACCATGACAgttcagaggaagaggag ACCGAGAGCGAGCAAACTGACTTTGCCTTTGACGGAGATCTGACCGCCACCGAG TCGGACGCCGACGACGACTCTGAAATGCGGACGCAG TATAGTTTCATAAGACGAGTAAAAGGGGAAAACCTTTTTATCAGGCATAGTAATCTAATGCTAGAG GACTCGGAGCCCCCGGCGGAGATGGCCAAGCACCAGACCAACATCAGCGAGCTGAAGCGCTCCTTTCTGGAGACTGGCGGCGGCACGCAGGGCCAGACGGAGTGGGAGAAGAGGCTCTCCTCGTCCCCGGCGCACTCTCCCAGAGCAGATGAGGCGCCGATGATAGAGCCGCTGGAGCCGCAGGAC ACTAACGGTGAGCAGCctgcagagacggaggaggaggtgaaaccTAAAGCCCCAGAG GCGGCGGGATATCTGGTGAAGTATGTGGTGGATAGTATTGGAACAGATGGGGCCACCTCTTCGGGGCCTCACGGGATTAGTCTGTCAACCACTATGGATGACGACGTCTTTATGGACGGCACCCtaagggaggcggaggagaaaaCCCCGGACTCCCAGGACGAGGTGTCGGAGAGGTTGGTGTTGAAGGTCAGCCCCAGAGctgtcagacaggaagtgtcTCAGGCCATCAGTGATAAGAAAGGGACGCTCATTATcttgaaggaggagaaagagatgaAAGCTGTGGGTGAAAAGGAGGAACCTGAAGCTGACGCCGACCAAAGTGAAATAGCTTCTTCCTctaaagagaaacaaactgtCAAAGACGATAATTCTATTAACACAGAACCCGGAGGCACCGTATTTGAGACGCTGAGTCCCAACCTGAAGATAAAGACTGATGACGTGACTCGCGTTAAAGGCGTCGACTCGCCCAAAAAAGCCATGGCGTCGTGGATTTCTGAGGAGGCGACGGCACCGGAGGTCAACGGCGTGTCAGCGAGCGGAGTCAAAGAGCCCTCAGAGGAGGCGCGGGCGGCGGTCCAGACCCAGCCAAGCGGTTCCAGCCCGGCTCAGACCGCGCTTTGTGACCCGTCAGCTGCGTCCATAGCGGTG TCTACACTAGGATGGGTTTCTTCCTCTCAGAAG ACGTCAGCTGATCCGGACGAGAAGGCAGTGGTTACCATGGAGACGGATGCAGCGCCAACCGAGACGACCGGGCCAATG AGTCTTGAGCTGAGTGAGGTGGGTACAAAAGAGATGCCTGTAATccaaacagagacaaaaaccATCACCTACGAGTCAGGAGAG GGAGACACTAATGGTGACACAGACCCCGGGGTGCTGCTGAGTGCTCAGACCATCACCATGGAAACCACGAGCACCACGACCACCACACACATCACAAAG ACGGTGAAAGGAGGAATATCGGAGACGCGGATTGAGAAAAGGATCGTCATCACCGGAGACGCAGACATCGATCACGATGAG GCTCTGGCTCAGGCCATAAAGGAGGCAAAAGAACAGCACCCTGACATGTCAGTCACCAAAGTAGTGGTGCATAAAGAGACAGAGATCACaccagaggagggggaggactgA
- the epb41l3b gene encoding band 4.1-like protein 3b isoform X21: MTTETGAESEAKQPQETKEVEKPKAAAPHPDQAAAEPTSPQNRAEQLPAAAGHSTPARKEQEHQEEDQVSHRSSTSRLSRSPLRGVKKVKIMQCKVTLLDGSDYTVNVEKRAKGQVLFDKVCEHLNLLEKDYFGITYRDVENQKNWLDPSKDLKKQIRTGPWNFAFNVKFYPPDPSQLTEDITRYYLCLQLRDDVVSGRLPCSFATHTVLGSYTAQSELGDYDPEELGSDYISELRFAPNQTKELEEKVMELHKSYKGMTPADAEIHFLENAKKLSMYGVDLHHAKLVGRLYECLASAEGEDSEGVEIMLGVCASGLLIYRDRLRINRFAWPKILKISYKRNNFYIKIRPGEFEQFESTIGFKLPNHRAAKRLWKVCVEHHTFFRLVSPEVPPKKFLTLGSKFRYSGRTQAQTRRASSLIIRPAPLFERTSSKRYNMSRSLDGAPVMENHETLMKDGTADGAVKVIAKGDIITTVTTEKEAEEEKAEQEDARMEAAQTPEPTRLRQDTKSDADDDSEMRTQTNGEQPAETEEEVKPKAPEAAGYLVKYVVDSIGTDGATSSGPHGISLSTTMDDDVFMDGTLREAEEKTPDSQDEVSERLVLKVSPRAVRQEVSQAISDKKGTLIILKEEKEMKAVGEKEEPEADADQSEIASSSKEKQTVKDDNSINTEPGGTVFETLSPNLKIKTDDVTRVKGVDSPKKAMASWISEEATAPEVNGVSASGVKEPSEEARAAVQTQPSGSSPAQTALCDPSAASIAVSTLGWVSSSQKTSADPDEKAVVTMETDAAPTETTGPMSLELSEVGTKEMPVIQTETKTITYESGEGDTNGDTDPGVLLSAQTITMETTSTTTTTHITKTVKGGISETRIEKRIVITGDADIDHDEALAQAIKEAKEQHPDMSVTKVVVHKETEITPEEGED; the protein is encoded by the exons ATGACGACTGAAACAGGCGCCGAGTCGGAGGCCAAGCAGCCGCAGGAGAcgaaggaggtggagaagccCAAAGCGGCGGCGCCCCATCCGGACCAGGCGGCGGCCGAGCCCACCTCGCCTCAGAACCGGGCAGAGCAGCTCCCCGCTGCCGCCGGACACAGCACCCCAGCCAGGAAAGAGCAG gAGCATCAGGAGGAGGATCAGGTGTCCCACAGGTCGTCCACCAGTCGTTTGTCCAGGTCTCCACTGAGAGGAGTGAAGAAGGTGAAGATCATGCAGTGTAAGGTCACCCTGCTGGACGGCTCCGACTACACCGTCAACGTGGAG AAACGAGCCAAGGGCCAGGTTCTGTTTGACAAAGTGTGTGAGCATCTCAACCTCCTGGAGAAGGACTACTTTGGCATCACTTACAGAGACGTAGAGAACCAGAAG AATTGGCTGGACCCCTCCAAAGACCTGAAGAAGCAAATCAGGA CTGGTCCCTGGAACTTTGCTTTCAATGTAAAGTTTTACCCCCCAGACCCTTCCCAGCTGACTGAAGACATCACAAG GTACTACCTTTGCCTGCAGCTGAGGGACGACGTGGTGTCCGGACGCCTGCCCTGCTCCTTTGCCACCCACACGGTGCTGGGCTCGTACACGGCCCAGTCTGAACTGGGAGACTACGACCCTGAGGAACTGGGCAGTGACTACATCAGCGAACTGCGCTTCGCACCCAACCAGACCAAAGAGCTAGAAGAGAAAGTCATGGAGCTCCATAAATCCTATAA GGGGATGACTCCAGCTGACGCCGAGATTCACTTCCTGGAAAATGCCAAGAAGCTGTCCATGTACGGCGTGGACCTCCATCACGCCAAG TTGGTAGGGCGTCTCTATGAATGCTTGGCTTCGGCTGAGGGAGAG GACTCGGAGGGCGTGGAGATCATGTTGGGAGTGTGTGCGAGCGGCCTGCTCATCTACAGAGACCGGCTGAGGATCAACCGGTTTGCGTGGCCGAAAATCCTCAAGATCTCCTACAAGAGGAACAACTTCTACATCAAAATCCGCCCTGGCGAG TTTGAGCAGTTTGAAAGCACGATTGGTTTCAAGCTTCCAAATCATCGCGCTGCCAAAAGGCTCTGGAAGGTGTGCGTGGAACATCACACCTTCTTCAG GCTCGTGTCCCCTGAGGTTCCTCCCAAGAAGTTCCTGACCCTCGGCTCCAAGTTCCGCTACAGCGGCAGAACGCAGGCGCAGACCCGCAGAGCCAGCTCCCTGATAATCAGGCCGGCGCCGCTCTTCGAGCGCACCTCCAGCAAACGCTACAACATGTCCCGCAGTTTAGATGGAG CTCCGGTTATGGAAAACCACGAGACTCTGATGAAGGACGGCACCGCGGACGGGGCGGTCAAAGTCATCGCCAAGGGAGACATAATCACCACGGTAACCACggagaaggaagcagaggaggagaaggcggaGCAGGAAGACGCTCGGATGGAGGCCGCACAGACGCCGGAGCCCACGCGGCTCAGACAGGACACAAAG TCGGACGCCGACGACGACTCTGAAATGCGGACGCAG ACTAACGGTGAGCAGCctgcagagacggaggaggaggtgaaaccTAAAGCCCCAGAG GCGGCGGGATATCTGGTGAAGTATGTGGTGGATAGTATTGGAACAGATGGGGCCACCTCTTCGGGGCCTCACGGGATTAGTCTGTCAACCACTATGGATGACGACGTCTTTATGGACGGCACCCtaagggaggcggaggagaaaaCCCCGGACTCCCAGGACGAGGTGTCGGAGAGGTTGGTGTTGAAGGTCAGCCCCAGAGctgtcagacaggaagtgtcTCAGGCCATCAGTGATAAGAAAGGGACGCTCATTATcttgaaggaggagaaagagatgaAAGCTGTGGGTGAAAAGGAGGAACCTGAAGCTGACGCCGACCAAAGTGAAATAGCTTCTTCCTctaaagagaaacaaactgtCAAAGACGATAATTCTATTAACACAGAACCCGGAGGCACCGTATTTGAGACGCTGAGTCCCAACCTGAAGATAAAGACTGATGACGTGACTCGCGTTAAAGGCGTCGACTCGCCCAAAAAAGCCATGGCGTCGTGGATTTCTGAGGAGGCGACGGCACCGGAGGTCAACGGCGTGTCAGCGAGCGGAGTCAAAGAGCCCTCAGAGGAGGCGCGGGCGGCGGTCCAGACCCAGCCAAGCGGTTCCAGCCCGGCTCAGACCGCGCTTTGTGACCCGTCAGCTGCGTCCATAGCGGTG TCTACACTAGGATGGGTTTCTTCCTCTCAGAAG ACGTCAGCTGATCCGGACGAGAAGGCAGTGGTTACCATGGAGACGGATGCAGCGCCAACCGAGACGACCGGGCCAATG AGTCTTGAGCTGAGTGAGGTGGGTACAAAAGAGATGCCTGTAATccaaacagagacaaaaaccATCACCTACGAGTCAGGAGAG GGAGACACTAATGGTGACACAGACCCCGGGGTGCTGCTGAGTGCTCAGACCATCACCATGGAAACCACGAGCACCACGACCACCACACACATCACAAAG ACGGTGAAAGGAGGAATATCGGAGACGCGGATTGAGAAAAGGATCGTCATCACCGGAGACGCAGACATCGATCACGATGAG GCTCTGGCTCAGGCCATAAAGGAGGCAAAAGAACAGCACCCTGACATGTCAGTCACCAAAGTAGTGGTGCATAAAGAGACAGAGATCACaccagaggagggggaggactgA